The proteins below come from a single Fastidiosipila sanguinis genomic window:
- a CDS encoding PhoH family protein, with amino-acid sequence MEKIIHIDEQSIIQNIIGVNNKNAKTIENYLNVIIEPNLLGIKIIAETEEELDLADKIVSKMLHISKSKGEVDDQLVNYLSGVSADKKKNIAVYNPDWIGLNAKGKAVVSKTLGQSKYIEAIRNNTVTFAIGPAGTGKTYLAVAMAVQAFKNEEVDRIILTRPAVEAGENLGFLPGDLQTKVDPYMRPLYDSLADLMGYETYTLNMERGLIEVSPLAYMRGRTLDNAYIILDEAQNTTPEQMKMFLTRLGYDSKIVVTGDTTQIDLPKNQRSGLIHAQRVLKNVKGMAFVELDDSDVMRNPIVQSIIKAYDKYDKNFEQNRQKKKDDTKEK; translated from the coding sequence TTGGAAAAAATAATACATATTGATGAACAAAGTATAATTCAGAATATTATTGGCGTTAATAATAAAAATGCTAAGACAATAGAAAATTATTTGAATGTGATTATAGAACCCAATTTACTAGGAATAAAAATAATTGCTGAAACTGAAGAAGAACTAGATTTAGCAGATAAAATAGTGAGTAAAATGTTGCACATATCAAAAAGTAAAGGTGAAGTAGACGATCAGTTAGTCAATTATTTATCAGGAGTGAGCGCAGATAAGAAGAAAAACATCGCTGTATATAACCCGGACTGGATAGGACTTAATGCCAAAGGGAAAGCTGTTGTTTCAAAAACTTTGGGACAGAGTAAATATATAGAAGCAATACGCAACAATACTGTTACGTTCGCTATAGGACCAGCTGGTACAGGAAAAACTTATTTAGCTGTGGCGATGGCAGTTCAGGCTTTTAAGAATGAAGAAGTTGATAGAATTATTTTAACTAGACCGGCTGTTGAAGCAGGCGAAAATTTGGGATTCTTACCAGGTGACTTGCAGACTAAAGTTGATCCATATATGAGACCTTTGTATGACTCTTTAGCTGACTTAATGGGTTATGAGACGTATACACTTAATATGGAAAGAGGTTTGATAGAGGTTTCTCCGCTAGCATATATGCGTGGTAGGACTCTTGATAACGCTTATATAATTTTAGATGAAGCACAAAATACAACACCAGAACAGATGAAAATGTTTTTGACTAGATTGGGCTATGATTCTAAAATTGTAGTAACTGGTGACACTACACAAATTGACTTACCTAAAAACCAACGTTCAGGTCTAATACATGCCCAAAGAGTTTTGAAAAATGTAAAAGGTATGGCATTTGTTGAGTTAGATGACAGCGATGTAATGCGTAATCCTATAGTTCAAAGTATAATTAAAGCTTATGATAAGTATGATAAAAACTTCGAGCAAAATAGACAAAAGAAAAAAGATGATACTAAGGAAAAATAG
- a CDS encoding DUF881 domain-containing protein: protein MKTNNKIVANILLIVISVILGVLIAWQMKNINSLEGSTLFGNTNQADLQEKIQQLNIVNAELAQRNAEYKESLQKFIELGDDENAQLKYYQEQLIRTKTYAGLTDVKGPGAIITLDSSAKDAKVSVSSLLVIVNSLKANGAYAISINGERVVALTEISETGSGENTKVVMNGTNITSPTGYEISIIGEVKKLQDYYRFSSQIWNHLQSQGVVVNMEYPQEVKIPALSENSPAYRQNLLEVIPDESTNNTEVENK, encoded by the coding sequence ATGAAAACAAATAATAAGATAGTAGCTAATATATTATTAATTGTAATAAGTGTAATTCTAGGTGTTTTAATAGCTTGGCAAATGAAGAATATAAATTCCTTAGAGGGAAGTACTTTATTTGGAAATACAAATCAGGCAGATTTACAGGAGAAAATTCAACAGCTGAATATAGTTAATGCTGAACTTGCACAACGTAATGCTGAATATAAGGAAAGTTTACAGAAATTCATAGAGCTTGGTGATGATGAAAATGCTCAACTTAAGTATTATCAAGAACAACTAATAAGAACAAAAACATATGCTGGTTTAACAGATGTTAAAGGTCCAGGAGCTATTATTACTTTAGACTCTAGCGCTAAAGATGCAAAAGTTAGTGTTTCATCCTTACTAGTTATAGTAAATTCTCTAAAAGCTAATGGTGCTTACGCTATTTCTATTAATGGTGAAAGGGTTGTGGCTTTGACCGAAATCAGTGAAACAGGAAGTGGCGAGAACACTAAAGTTGTAATGAATGGTACAAATATCACCAGTCCAACAGGCTATGAAATTTCTATTATTGGTGAAGTTAAAAAATTACAAGATTACTATAGATTCTCTAGCCAAATATGGAATCACTTACAAAGTCAAGGTGTTGTAGTCAATATGGAATACCCACAGGAGGTTAAGATTCCAGCACTATCTGAAAATAGTCCTGCCTATAGACAAAATTTATTAGAAGTTATACCAGATGAGTCCACAAATAATACTGAAGTGGAAAATAAATAG
- a CDS encoding DUF881 domain-containing protein, which produces MKILKKLKRLALIKLNKFTSRSNNIEMDAKVSSKSKLRSNKLSLALGTISTLLLVVFIFILANKNLQAQIKIKEEPLNRLKELQREINAKEEQKKRLEQENLELNKEFEEARNMMIQNMKTESTELKSIISDYDFVLHFAGMKSFEGQGIRVTLADKEGIAYDSTTDSSEIVHDGDLRIIVEFFKSNYFDAIAVNGERISPMSPLLCTGPSVLVNRVYHSSPFVIEGGLEGIDNIEDFFKQLQDQQFIKAMKDRGLKLKIEIVKDMQLNPMQDDIYINSQVDRLGGYKNENK; this is translated from the coding sequence TTGAAAATCTTAAAAAAATTAAAAAGATTAGCTTTAATAAAATTGAATAAATTTACTTCTCGCTCAAATAATATTGAGATGGATGCTAAAGTTTCAAGTAAATCAAAGTTGAGAAGTAACAAACTATCACTTGCTCTAGGAACTATTTCAACTTTATTACTTGTTGTTTTTATTTTTATTTTGGCAAATAAGAACTTACAAGCACAGATTAAAATTAAAGAAGAACCGTTAAATAGGTTGAAAGAGCTTCAAAGAGAAATTAATGCTAAAGAAGAACAGAAAAAAAGATTAGAGCAAGAGAACTTAGAATTAAATAAAGAGTTTGAAGAAGCTAGAAATATGATGATTCAGAATATGAAAACTGAATCTACTGAATTGAAAAGTATAATCAGTGATTATGATTTTGTATTACATTTTGCAGGTATGAAAAGCTTTGAAGGTCAAGGAATAAGAGTGACACTAGCTGATAAAGAAGGTATTGCCTATGATTCGACAACTGATTCAAGTGAAATTGTCCATGACGGTGATCTGAGAATTATTGTTGAGTTCTTTAAATCAAATTATTTTGATGCTATAGCAGTAAATGGTGAAAGGATATCTCCAATGAGTCCACTACTCTGTACCGGACCATCAGTCCTTGTAAATAGAGTTTATCATTCTTCACCTTTTGTTATAGAAGGTGGTTTAGAAGGAATAGATAATATAGAAGATTTTTTCAAGCAACTTCAAGATCAACAATTTATTAAAGCAATGAAAGATAGGGGACTTAAGCTAAAAATTGAAATCGTTAAGGATATGCAGCTTAATCCTATGCAAGATGATATATACATAAATTCACAAGTTGATAGACTTGGAGGGTATAAGAATGAAAACAAATAA
- a CDS encoding RluA family pseudouridine synthase, producing the protein MKEIIQLEKSNKRLDKALSDLLPDISRSEISQLIKDGKVVSHLGVMKPSFKVVEDLEIEIDFSSLIDKDNLLENPQAEDLPLNIIYEDKEIIVIDKDAGITVHPGVGNESGTLVNALLYHCGDNLAMANGKARAGIVHRLDKDTSGILVVAKTDEALIDLQKQFKNREVTKIYEAIVHGTFKDNKGFINAPIARNPKKRQEMSVQENGKVANTEFEIIGESNNTSYLRINLLTGRTHQIRVHMKYINHPILGDPIYGFRQDKLANELCLHAKSIKFRHPLSNEEMYFETELPAGFSSVLQKLNYNLHC; encoded by the coding sequence ATGAAAGAAATAATACAGTTAGAAAAAAGTAATAAGAGATTAGATAAAGCCTTATCTGATTTACTTCCTGATATCTCTAGGAGTGAAATTTCACAGCTGATAAAAGACGGTAAGGTGGTTTCACATCTAGGTGTAATGAAACCTAGTTTCAAGGTTGTTGAAGACTTGGAAATAGAAATTGACTTTTCTAGCTTAATTGATAAAGACAATTTACTTGAAAACCCTCAAGCTGAAGATTTACCTCTGAATATTATTTATGAAGACAAAGAGATAATTGTAATAGATAAAGATGCAGGTATTACTGTACATCCTGGGGTTGGAAATGAGTCTGGAACATTGGTAAATGCGCTCCTATATCATTGTGGTGATAATCTGGCTATGGCAAATGGAAAAGCTAGAGCGGGTATAGTACATAGGCTTGATAAGGATACTTCAGGAATACTTGTGGTAGCAAAAACAGATGAAGCATTAATTGATTTGCAGAAGCAATTTAAAAATAGAGAAGTTACTAAGATTTATGAAGCCATAGTTCATGGTACATTTAAAGATAACAAGGGATTTATAAATGCACCTATAGCTAGAAATCCCAAAAAACGTCAAGAGATGTCAGTCCAAGAAAATGGCAAAGTTGCTAATACTGAATTCGAGATTATCGGCGAAAGTAATAATACGTCATATCTGAGAATTAATCTTTTAACAGGCAGAACACATCAAATTAGAGTGCATATGAAGTATATAAATCACCCAATATTAGGAGATCCAATATACGGATTTAGACAAGATAAATTAGCAAATGAATTATGCTTGCATGCTAAAAGTATTAAATTTAGACATCCACTCAGCAATGAAGAGATGTATTTTGAGACTGAATTACCAGCAGGATTTTCTTCAGTTCTGCAAAAACTAAATTATAATTTGCATTGTTAA
- the lspA gene encoding signal peptidase II has protein sequence MKKVTSEDQLREFKPDISWKRSFGFLLLTVILVVLDQISKLWAANNEVLQNGGKIEVIPGFFQFIHTLNSGAAFSFLNNQEWGIYFLTGVSVVTTIIFLTLLFKYSAWPAIFPVAISVLLAGTVGNLIDRVRLGAVIDFLDFHYNGWHFPTFNIADACITVSAVVLFFYVMFKYDKDLEKYNLEIQNNVRTSSEDSITLQ, from the coding sequence ATGAAAAAAGTAACTAGTGAAGATCAATTGAGAGAATTTAAACCAGATATATCTTGGAAAAGATCTTTTGGATTTTTATTATTAACAGTAATACTAGTAGTCTTAGATCAAATAAGTAAGTTATGGGCAGCTAATAACGAGGTCTTACAAAATGGTGGTAAGATTGAAGTTATTCCAGGGTTTTTCCAATTTATTCATACATTAAACTCTGGAGCAGCATTTAGCTTTTTGAATAATCAAGAATGGGGAATATATTTCCTGACAGGGGTCTCAGTTGTAACTACTATTATATTTTTGACTTTACTGTTCAAATATAGTGCTTGGCCAGCAATTTTCCCAGTTGCAATTAGTGTACTGCTTGCAGGCACAGTTGGAAACTTAATTGATAGAGTAAGATTGGGAGCAGTCATAGACTTTCTGGATTTCCACTATAATGGTTGGCACTTCCCAACGTTTAACATAGCAGATGCTTGTATTACTGTTTCGGCAGTGGTTTTATTCTTCTATGTTATGTTTAAATACGATAAAGATTTAGAAAAATATAATTTGGAAATTCAAAATAATGTGAGAACTAGTAGTGAGGATAGCATTACTTTACAATAA
- the rny gene encoding ribonuclease Y, translated as MDLMSLIIGLVVGLAGGVISILIYYNLGFSKKKTEIEAENVKAKKRAETLLANAEKNGESRKRELLLQAKEEIHKAKQELERDSRSRQSSLDKERNRIEQKESEVDNREKKLNSRDENLSRLEKQVEDQLAKANELVESQNAELEKIASLSMEEAREQLLTTAEQIYRRDLAARYVQLEAEIDEKADRYAEEVIVTSMQRYASDFVADNTISVVSLPSDEMKGRIIGREGRNIKTFQKITGVDVIIDDTPEAITLSCFNPLRREVAKVAMEKLVKDGRVHPTSIEAAVEKAENEVNKTIKSVGEKASLATGLVGITPEEIELLGKLNYRTSFGQNVLQHSLEVCELSGLLAAELGLDVQLAKRAGLFHDIGKASDFEMEGSHVELGVEIAERNNEDEVVINTIASHHGDTEPTSVIAILVAAADALSAARPGARRESVETYMKRVQGLEDIANSFSGIEKSYAIQAGRELRVIVNPEQMSEEEMKLTAYEISKRIEEELNYPGHIKVNMIRETRFTSQAN; from the coding sequence ATGGATTTAATGTCTTTAATTATTGGTTTGGTAGTTGGCCTCGCAGGTGGTGTCATATCGATACTGATTTACTATAATTTAGGATTCAGCAAGAAGAAGACAGAAATTGAAGCTGAGAATGTTAAAGCAAAGAAAAGAGCGGAAACATTATTAGCAAACGCAGAGAAAAATGGCGAGAGTCGTAAAAGAGAACTGCTCCTGCAGGCAAAAGAAGAAATTCATAAAGCCAAACAAGAATTGGAACGAGATTCTAGAAGTCGTCAAAGTAGCTTAGATAAAGAGCGAAATAGGATAGAACAAAAAGAATCTGAAGTTGATAATAGAGAAAAGAAATTAAATTCTAGAGATGAGAATTTAAGCAGATTGGAAAAACAAGTTGAAGATCAATTAGCTAAAGCTAATGAGCTAGTTGAGAGTCAAAATGCTGAGTTAGAGAAGATTGCAAGCTTATCTATGGAAGAAGCTAGAGAGCAGTTACTAACAACTGCGGAACAAATCTATCGTAGAGACTTAGCAGCGAGATATGTTCAATTAGAGGCTGAGATTGATGAAAAAGCTGATCGTTACGCAGAAGAAGTAATTGTAACTTCAATGCAGAGATATGCATCTGATTTCGTTGCAGATAATACAATTTCAGTTGTGTCTTTACCTAGTGATGAGATGAAAGGTCGAATCATTGGACGTGAAGGTAGAAACATTAAGACTTTCCAAAAAATTACAGGTGTAGATGTCATAATAGACGATACTCCAGAAGCAATAACTTTATCATGTTTCAATCCATTAAGGAGAGAAGTTGCTAAAGTTGCTATGGAGAAGCTTGTTAAGGATGGAAGAGTTCATCCAACAAGCATAGAAGCAGCTGTAGAAAAAGCAGAAAATGAAGTTAATAAAACTATTAAGAGTGTTGGTGAGAAAGCCAGCCTAGCAACAGGCCTAGTAGGAATTACTCCTGAGGAGATTGAATTGTTAGGTAAACTAAACTATAGAACAAGCTTCGGACAAAATGTGTTGCAACACTCATTGGAAGTTTGTGAATTATCTGGTCTCTTAGCGGCAGAATTAGGATTAGATGTCCAATTAGCAAAGAGAGCTGGTTTATTCCATGATATAGGAAAAGCATCAGACTTTGAAATGGAAGGATCTCACGTCGAGTTAGGTGTTGAGATTGCTGAACGTAACAATGAAGATGAAGTTGTCATTAACACAATTGCTTCACACCACGGTGATACAGAGCCAACCTCTGTAATCGCAATATTGGTAGCTGCAGCAGATGCTTTATCAGCAGCTAGACCAGGAGCTAGACGTGAAAGTGTAGAGACTTACATGAAACGTGTACAAGGTCTAGAGGACATTGCTAATAGCTTCTCTGGTATTGAAAAGAGTTATGCTATTCAAGCTGGTAGAGAACTAAGAGTTATTGTCAATCCTGAGCAAATGAGCGAAGAAGAGATGAAATTAACAGCTTATGAAATCAGTAAGAGAATTGAAGAAGAATTGAATTATCCAGGTCATATTAAAGTCAATATGATACGAGAGACAAGATTCACCAGTCAAGCAAATTAA
- a CDS encoding RluA family pseudouridine synthase — MYLKYEVDSKYDGKTAQFILKNELGLSTRICNKIKLNQGLKRNTLFCSNKDMVEAGDILEVELKFPDELTGNIENPYGIEVVFEDEWYVIVNKPALLPTHPRFYGDDGLSTILSEYKLYPANRLDMGTSGLVIMAKNPYAQDMISKTPIQKIYLAMAHNFLPEKSGVIAAPIGREENTIIFRKVSKEGKNALTHYRVLAEWEKNKVSLIAFLLETGRTHQIRVHCRYMGCPLIGDQFYGWEQTYRYTKEIRENGKLGYYLKTDHRDYHDPSLARDFEALKLNRELQRQFLHAYILDFNHPITGEALHLKAKLAEDLESFLIKVQECEEENIHYERIEELLQIKIEPSVRKN; from the coding sequence ATGTATTTAAAATATGAAGTGGACTCCAAATATGACGGAAAAACAGCCCAATTCATTCTTAAGAATGAATTAGGGCTTTCTACTAGAATCTGTAATAAAATCAAACTTAATCAAGGATTGAAAAGGAATACTTTATTTTGTAGTAACAAAGATATGGTAGAAGCAGGAGATATACTTGAAGTTGAGTTAAAATTTCCTGATGAATTAACAGGAAATATTGAAAATCCTTATGGTATAGAAGTTGTATTTGAGGATGAATGGTATGTGATTGTAAATAAACCTGCCTTATTGCCTACTCATCCACGTTTTTATGGAGATGATGGCCTTTCTACGATATTAAGTGAATATAAGCTTTATCCAGCGAATAGATTAGATATGGGTACGTCTGGTTTGGTTATTATGGCCAAAAATCCTTATGCTCAAGATATGATAAGCAAGACCCCTATACAAAAAATATACTTAGCCATGGCACATAATTTCCTTCCTGAAAAATCTGGTGTTATAGCTGCACCTATAGGAAGAGAAGAGAATACCATAATATTTAGAAAAGTCAGTAAAGAGGGTAAGAATGCTTTAACCCACTATAGAGTCCTTGCTGAATGGGAAAAGAATAAAGTTAGTTTAATTGCATTTTTGCTTGAAACTGGAAGAACTCATCAAATTAGGGTGCATTGTCGTTACATGGGTTGCCCTTTGATTGGAGATCAGTTCTATGGTTGGGAACAAACTTACAGGTATACAAAAGAGATACGTGAAAATGGCAAACTTGGATATTATTTGAAAACTGATCATAGAGATTATCATGACCCAAGTCTTGCTAGAGATTTTGAAGCTTTGAAATTAAATAGAGAGCTTCAGAGACAGTTTTTGCATGCCTACATTTTAGATTTCAATCATCCTATTACTGGTGAAGCACTTCATCTGAAAGCAAAATTAGCTGAAGACTTAGAATCATTCCTAATTAAAGTACAAGAATGTGAAGAAGAGAATATACACTATGAAAGAATTGAGGAACTTCTCCAAATAAAAATTGAGCCAAGTGTTAGAAAAAATTAA
- the recN gene encoding DNA repair protein RecN, with translation MLSTLDIKHFALIESASLDLEPGFNCITGETGAGKSLLLGAIEAITGKQANRELIRKGADLATVDAVYTDVYDILSRDEEIESYLDKDEDQIILSREIRSNGKNLCRINGRPVTLSLLKSVGDKLADIHGQNDRQLIFDKDKHLELLDRFGHQEIYPAFENYQKAYKALQEVRRQEKILVADPEERKALLESLEYQINEIEEVNPQVGEDEVLREQRELLQNKEKIKDALLQGLIALEGVGETSGAITQMEELSSNLQDLSIWNSEYEGILIETNDLIDDIYNLKNKLQDDLEYIESQGNQLDEIIRRLDKISRLKRKYNFTIEAVWEFHDKAVDKRKELIEAADNVDKLQKKKEQVIKILYERATILSDLRKKWADKLQEGIEKELKDLGMSAARFKVDFKKFSLSDAKSYGLENAEFMIASNKGSDFKPLSKTASGGEASRVMLAIKVILAQADELQLLVFDEIDTGISGETSAIVAEKLKLLAKSHQILCVTHQAQIAAVADQQFFIYKASDDETTKTYIKPLNKEEREHEIARLLSGDSDDEQSLILARKLLYNA, from the coding sequence ATGCTGAGCACATTAGACATCAAACATTTTGCATTAATAGAATCTGCTAGTCTCGATCTTGAGCCTGGGTTTAACTGCATTACTGGTGAGACAGGTGCAGGTAAATCACTTTTGCTTGGAGCTATTGAAGCTATTACTGGTAAACAAGCAAATCGAGAATTAATAAGAAAAGGAGCTGACTTAGCAACTGTTGATGCAGTATATACTGATGTTTATGACATTTTATCCCGTGATGAAGAGATAGAATCTTATTTGGATAAAGATGAAGATCAAATTATTCTTTCAAGAGAGATTAGATCAAATGGCAAAAATTTATGTCGTATTAATGGACGCCCTGTAACACTTAGTTTACTTAAATCAGTGGGGGATAAACTTGCTGATATCCATGGCCAAAATGATAGACAATTAATCTTTGATAAGGATAAGCATCTAGAACTCTTAGATAGGTTTGGGCACCAAGAAATATATCCTGCTTTTGAGAATTACCAAAAAGCTTATAAGGCTTTACAGGAAGTTAGACGTCAAGAGAAGATTTTAGTTGCAGACCCTGAAGAGCGTAAAGCTTTGTTAGAAAGTCTGGAATACCAAATAAATGAGATTGAAGAAGTTAATCCTCAAGTAGGAGAAGATGAGGTTCTAAGAGAACAAAGAGAGCTTCTCCAAAATAAGGAGAAAATAAAAGATGCTCTTTTACAAGGTTTAATTGCTCTAGAAGGTGTTGGTGAAACTAGTGGAGCTATTACGCAAATGGAGGAGCTTAGTTCTAACCTTCAAGATCTTAGCATCTGGAATAGTGAATATGAAGGCATTTTGATAGAAACTAATGACTTGATTGATGACATTTATAATCTTAAGAACAAGCTTCAAGATGATTTAGAGTATATAGAATCTCAAGGGAATCAATTAGATGAAATAATCAGACGTTTAGATAAAATTTCCAGATTGAAGAGAAAATACAATTTTACTATAGAAGCAGTTTGGGAATTTCATGATAAAGCTGTTGATAAAAGGAAAGAACTAATTGAAGCAGCTGATAATGTAGATAAATTACAAAAGAAAAAAGAACAAGTAATAAAAATTCTATATGAAAGAGCGACAATACTAAGTGACTTGAGAAAAAAGTGGGCAGATAAATTACAAGAAGGCATAGAAAAAGAGCTTAAAGATCTTGGAATGTCTGCAGCACGTTTTAAAGTTGATTTCAAGAAGTTTTCTTTGTCTGACGCTAAATCTTATGGCTTAGAAAATGCTGAATTTATGATTGCTTCTAACAAAGGATCTGATTTTAAACCTTTGTCAAAAACAGCTTCTGGTGGTGAGGCCTCCAGGGTAATGTTAGCTATAAAAGTGATACTTGCGCAGGCGGATGAATTACAGTTACTAGTATTCGATGAAATTGACACAGGTATTAGTGGTGAAACTAGTGCAATCGTGGCAGAGAAGCTTAAACTTTTGGCAAAAAGTCATCAAATCTTATGTGTAACTCACCAAGCTCAAATTGCAGCCGTTGCTGATCAACAATTCTTCATTTATAAAGCTAGTGATGATGAAACCACAAAAACTTATATTAAGCCGCTAAACAAGGAAGAGCGTGAACATGAAATTGCTAGATTGTTGAGTGGAGATTCTGATGATGAACAATCTTTAATTTTAGCAAGAAAACTGCTATATAATGCGTAA
- the argR gene encoding arginine repressor: MKLGKRDRHKKILEIINDIEISTQDELVEQLKEAGLNVTQATVSRDVKELNIVKANTANGKQKFVAMRSVSDPGTDKLLKIFSEAVVSSAHTGNLVIISTLPGMGQACASAIDAMQSNKIAGTIAGDDTVFVAVHEIFSVEEIEEQIMQFAKTGEYLG, translated from the coding sequence ATGAAATTAGGTAAACGCGATAGACATAAAAAGATTTTAGAAATTATTAACGATATTGAAATCTCGACACAAGATGAGTTAGTCGAACAATTAAAAGAAGCTGGACTAAACGTTACACAAGCAACTGTATCTAGAGACGTAAAAGAGTTAAATATCGTAAAAGCTAATACTGCTAATGGGAAACAAAAATTTGTTGCTATGCGTTCTGTTAGTGATCCGGGTACTGACAAATTATTGAAAATTTTCTCTGAAGCTGTTGTTTCAAGTGCACATACTGGGAATCTAGTAATTATTAGTACATTACCGGGAATGGGTCAAGCTTGTGCATCTGCGATTGATGCTATGCAATCAAATAAAATTGCAGGAACTATTGCTGGTGATGATACAGTCTTTGTAGCAGTACATGAAATCTTCAGTGTGGAAGAAATTGAAGAGCAAATCATGCAATTTGCTAAAACAGGAGAGTATTTAGGTTAA
- a CDS encoding NAD(+)/NADH kinase, producing the protein MRIGIVADKYKDPNFHILEKTAKILSNLGVDVVYPDQREEHRYVGTGSAFKHSWDGVDIAISIGGDGTFLYTCREIYGKNIPIIGVNRGSFGFLAEIDSENLETSLKKLIDGNFTKKSRLMLDVRVIDLDGKLIYQDYALNDAVLYRGDISRIIPCELNINQRYIQTIPSDGIIVAGPSGSTGYALSCGGPIVDPELDLVLVTPISPHTLQNRTYVVKSTDLVEIAIKSDYLYQPYLSVDGRMAVKINNEQKIQVRRAEKQMEIICIDDKEFFAELPGKLKARGI; encoded by the coding sequence TTGAGAATTGGTATTGTTGCGGATAAATATAAAGACCCGAATTTCCATATATTAGAAAAAACTGCAAAAATTCTTTCTAATTTAGGAGTAGATGTAGTGTATCCAGATCAAAGAGAGGAACATCGCTATGTCGGTACTGGTTCTGCCTTCAAACATTCTTGGGATGGTGTCGATATTGCTATTTCAATAGGTGGAGATGGAACTTTTCTTTACACATGTAGAGAAATATATGGGAAAAATATACCAATAATTGGTGTAAATAGAGGATCATTTGGTTTCCTAGCTGAGATCGACTCAGAAAACTTAGAAACTTCGTTAAAAAAATTAATTGATGGAAATTTCACGAAGAAAAGTAGGCTAATGCTTGATGTTAGAGTAATAGATTTGGATGGAAAGTTGATTTATCAAGACTACGCTTTGAATGATGCTGTGTTATACAGAGGTGATATAAGTAGGATAATTCCATGTGAGCTAAATATTAATCAACGTTATATTCAGACTATACCTAGCGATGGCATTATAGTAGCTGGACCTAGTGGATCCACGGGATATGCATTGTCTTGTGGTGGTCCAATCGTAGATCCTGAATTAGATTTAGTTCTTGTAACTCCAATCTCGCCACACACTTTACAGAATAGAACCTATGTTGTTAAAAGTACAGATTTAGTAGAAATTGCAATAAAAAGTGACTATTTGTATCAACCATATCTTAGTGTAGATGGCAGAATGGCAGTGAAAATTAATAATGAACAGAAGATACAGGTTCGCAGAGCTGAGAAACAGATGGAAATAATTTGTATTGATGATAAAGAGTTTTTCGCTGAGTTGCCAGGTAAATTAAAGGCTCGCGGAATATAG
- the xseB gene encoding exodeoxyribonuclease VII small subunit, which translates to MSDEKFNIDIDEMMSGNLDDVENEANNITKKEEGINSNAGVDKETESTDKPDFEESLRELDKIVEELQRSDLALDRSMHLFRRGTELVQICKKQLNAAEHEVKELLADGNEIDYIPEN; encoded by the coding sequence ATGTCAGACGAAAAATTTAATATAGATATTGATGAAATGATGAGCGGAAATCTAGATGATGTAGAAAATGAAGCTAATAATATTACTAAGAAAGAAGAAGGTATAAACTCCAACGCTGGTGTAGATAAAGAAACTGAGAGCACTGATAAACCTGATTTTGAAGAGTCATTGCGAGAACTAGATAAGATAGTAGAAGAACTTCAACGAAGTGACTTGGCTTTGGATCGTTCAATGCACCTATTTAGAAGAGGTACAGAATTAGTACAAATCTGTAAAAAACAGTTAAATGCGGCAGAACACGAAGTCAAAGAATTATTGGCAGATGGTAATGAAATTGATTATATTCCAGAAAACTAG